One segment of Macrotis lagotis isolate mMagLag1 chromosome 1, bilby.v1.9.chrom.fasta, whole genome shotgun sequence DNA contains the following:
- the LOC141506221 gene encoding protocadherin beta-2-like: MERKGAMTLQQRQVLFFFVLLGVSGGTSEPERFSVVEEMERGSLIANVLKVLRLNAWELSNRMARVAFKGSKEYLQLHPKTGDLLLRENLDREELCGLADPCVLPFQILLDNPFQIVRAEIIVEDINDHSPVFLDTEVILKIPENTSPGTVFILENAHDLDVGSNSLQNYTISPNSHFHSQIRDSSKGRRYPELVLEKALDREEHSEVRFILTAVDGGTPSRSGTVQVRVIVVDINDNTPTFTQSQYEVQIPENSSIGSKVVTVSATDLDTGNNGEISYTIVHASESIRKTFHLKEDLGELYLKEKVDFELIQSYTINIQATDGGGLSGECTVIVEVIDLNDNPPELTISSLTNPIPENSPETVVAVFRISDLDSGENGRMVCSIQDDIPFVLKPSVENFFRLVTEGILDRESRAEYNITISVMDLGSPRLKSEHNLTVLISDVNDNPPVFTQREYKLYLQENNNPAVHIGSVSASDKDSGINAKVTYSLLPSETKDFLLFSYISINSDNGHLYALRSLDYEAMQAFQFTVKAADGGSPTLSSQALVQIVIQDENDNSPFVLYPLQNGTAPCNDLVPRTAEPGYLVTKVIAVDKDWGQNSWLSYQLIKATDPALFTLWAHNGEVHIARPISDRDAIKQRLLVLVKDNGQPPLSTMATLNVFLVDGFSEPYLQFPDAPKEQIHTDSLTTYLVISLASVSFLFLVSVITFIAFCLWKKKRVVIDGGHLNTNGPFPGHLVNVSRTGTLSQSYQYEVCLTNGSGTSEFKFLKPIIPTFPSTEGSGKDSLENPHLRNSFCFT; encoded by the coding sequence ATGGAACGCAAAGGGGCGATGACTCTGCAGCAAAGGcaagttctctttttctttgttctactgGGTGTGTCTGGGGGGACCTCAGAGCCGGAGCGATTTTCAGTAGTGGAGGAGATGGAAAGAGGTTCCCTTATAGCTAATGTGTTAAAGGTCCTGAGACTGAATGCGTGGGAATTGTCGAATCGTATGGCCAGGGTTGCTTTCAAAGGGAGCAAAGAGTATTTGCAGTTGCACCCTAAAACCGGAGATCTGCTCCTGAGAGAGAACCTGGACCGGGAGGAGCTGTGCGGCCTGGCTGATCCCTGTGTGCTGCCTTTTCAGATCTTACTGGACAACCCATTTCAGATTGTTCGGGCTGAGATCATAGTGGAGGACATTAATGACCATTCACCAGTGTTCCTAGACACTGAGGTGATACTGAAAATCCCCGAAAACACCTCCCCTGGAACTGTATTTATACTAGAAAATGCACACGATTTAGATGTAGGAAGCAACAGCCTGCAAAACTACACGATCAGTCCTAACTCTCATTTCCACAGTCAAATTCGGGACAGTAGCAAGGGTAGGAGATACCCAGAGCTTGTACTGGAAAAGGCCCTGGATCGGGAGGAGCATTCTGAAGTTCGATTTATTCTCACTGCAGTGGATGGAGGAACCCCATCTAGGTCCGGAACTGTCCAAGTCCGAGTGATTGTAGTCGATATCAATGATAATACCCCCACGTTTACTCAATCACAATATGAAGTTCAGATCCCTGAGAACAGTTCCATTGGATCCAAGGTTGTTACAGTCTCGGCCACGGATTTAGATACAGGTAATAACGGAGAAATATCTTACACAATTGTGCATGCCTCTGAAAGCATCCGTAAAACATTCCACCTAAAAGAAGATTTGGGAGAactttatttaaaggaaaaagtgGATTTTGAGTTAATTCAGTCTTACACTATAAATATTCAGGCCACAGATGGTGGGGGCCTTTCAGGTGAATGTACTGTTATCGTTGAAGTGATAGATCTGAACGACAATCCTCCAGAGCTCACCATATCTTCACTTACCAACCCCATTCCAGAGAATTCTCCTGAGACAGTAGTTGCTGTTTTCAGGATTTCAGATCTTGACTCTGGGGAAAATGGAAGGATGGTTTGTTCCATCCAAGATGATATTCCTTTTGTCCTGAAACCTTCAGTTGAGAACTTCTTTAGGTTGGTAACAGAGGGAATACTAGACAGAGAGAGCAGGGCTGAGTACAACATCACTATTTCAGTGATGGATTTGGGATCCCCAAGGCTCAAATCTGAGCACAATCTTACAGTGCTCATCTCCGATGTCAATGATAACCCTCCAGTGTTTACTCAGAGAGAATACAAACTGTACCTACAGGAGAACAACAACCCTGCCGTCCACATTGGCAGTGTCAGTGCCAGTGACAAGGACTCAGGAATCAATGCCAAAGTCACCTACTCTCTGTTGCCTTCAGAGACCAAAGACTTCCTACTCTTCTCCTACATCTCTATTAACTCAGACAATGGCCATCTCTACGCTCTGAGATCTCTGGACTATGAAGCTATGCAAGCTTTCCAGTTTACTGTGAAAGCAGCTGATGGTGGCTCTCCAACATTGAGCAGCCAGGCTTTAGTTCAGATTGTGATACAAGATGAGAATGATAATTCTCCCTTTGTGCTGTACCCCCTGCAGAATGGCACAGCTCCCTGCAATGACCTAGTACCCAGAACTGCAGAGCCAGGATACCTTGTGACCAAGGTAATAGCTGTGGATAAGGACTGGGGACAGAATTCTTGGCTTTCCTACCAACTGATCAAGGCCACAGACCCAGCACTCTTTACTTTGTGGGCCCACAATGGAGAAGTTCATATAGCAAGACCCATCAGTGACAGAGATGCCATCAAACAGAGGCTCCTGGTGTTGGTGAAGGACAATGGGCAACCTCCTCTGTCTACAATGGCCACACTAAATGTGTTCCTAGTGGATGGTTTCTCTGAGCCCTATCTGCAGTTTCCAGATGCACCCAAGGAACAGATCCATACTGATTCTCTCACCACCTACCTAGTCATTTCCTTGGCTTctgtctccttcctcttcttggTCTCTGTTATTACCTTCATCGCTTTTTGCCTATGGAAGAAGAAGAGAGTTGTTATTGATGGTGGTCATTTAAATACAAATGGCCCCTTCCCAGGTCATTTGGTGAATGTCAGTAGGACAGGGACTTTGTCTCAGAGTTACCAGTATGAGGTTTGCCTGACCAATGGCTCAGGGACCAGTGAATTCAAGTTCTTGAAACCCATTATTCCCACCTTTCCATCTACTGAGGGAAGTGGGAAGGACTCTCTTGAAAACCCACActtaagaaatagcttttgctTTACCTAA
- the LOC141506226 gene encoding protocadherin beta-2-like has protein sequence MEREGAMIPQQRQVLFLLVLLGVSGAASEPEQFSVVEEMERGSFVANVAKTLGLEVGVLSSRGNRVVFKGNKKYLQLHPKTGDLFLREKLDREELCGPADPCVLPFQILLENPFQIVRAELILEDINDHSPIFLDTEMILKISENTSPGTVFTLENAQDLDIGNNGLQNYTISPNSHFHIQIREEEENKKYPELVLDKALDREEQPEIILTLTALDGDSPPRSGTAQVRVILLDINDNAPVFAQSRYEVQISENSSIGTLVVTVSATDLDAGNYADISYTFFHASDYIRKTFQLSKKSGELYLKEKVDFELIQSYTINIQATDGGGLSGKCTIIVQVMDLNDNSPELTMSSLTSIISENLPETVVAVFSVSDLDSGENGKVICSIQDDLPFALKPSVENFYTLESEGTLDRENRAEYNITITVTDLGSPRLKSEYYITVLISDVNDNPPVFTQRNYRLYVQENNSPALHIGSVSASDKDSGINAKVTYSLLPPEAEGLPLFSYIAINSDNGHLYALRSLDHEAIQAFQFTVRAVDGGSPSLSSEVLVHIMIQDENDNSPFVLYPLQNGTTPCSDLVPRTAEPGYLVTKVVAVDRDWGQNSWLSYQLLKTTDPGLFTLWAHNGEVRTARPISDKDTIKQKLLVLVKDNGQPPLSTAATLNILLVSGFSEPYMQLPDANKKEFQTDSLTTYLIISLASISFLFMVSIIMFIAIHLWKRKRDTSDGTRFDLNGPFPRYLMDVSGTKTLTQNYQYEVCLTNDSGTNEFKFMKPINPTLPPTQASGEKLY, from the coding sequence ATGGAGCGGGAAGGGGCGATGATTCCACAACAAAGGCAAGTTCTTTTTCTACTTGTTCTACTGGGTGTGTCTGGGGCGGCCTCAGAGCCGGAGCAGTTTTCCGTAGTGGAGGAGATGGAGAGAGGCTCCTTTGTGGCCAATGTAGCAAAGACCCTTGGCCTGGAGGTGGGAGTCTTGTCCTCTCGGGGGAACAGAGTAGTTTTTAAAGGGAACAAAAAGTATTTGCAGCTGCACCCTAAAACTGGTGATCTGTTCCTGAGAGAGAAACTGGATCGGGAAGAGCTTTGCGGCCCGGCTGATCCCTGTGTGCTCCCTTTCCAGATATTACTGGAAAACCCATTTCAGATTGTTCGGGCGGAGCTTATTTTAGAAGACATTAATGATCATTCACCAATTTTCCTAGACACTGAGATGATACTGAAAATCTCTGAAAACACTTCCCCTGGAACTGTATTTACACTAGAAAATGCACAGGATTTAGATATAGGAAACAATGGTCTGCAAAACTACACAATCAGTCCCAACTCTCATTTCCACATTCAAATTcgagaagaggaagagaacaagaaatacccAGAGCTCGTCCTGGATAAAGCTTTGGATCGTGAGGAACAACCCGAGATTATATTAACCCTCACTGCGCTGGATGGGGACTCTCCACCCAGGTCTGGAACTGCTCAAGTCCGAGTCATTTTGCTCGATATCAATGACAATGCACCCGTGTTTGCTCAGTCGCGTTATGAGGTTCAAATATCTGAGAATAGCTCCATTGGAACGCTAGTTGTCACAGTTTCAGCGACAGATTTAGATGCAGGAAATTACGCAGATATATCTTACACATTTTTTCATGCTTCTGATTACATTCGTAAAACTTTTCAACTATCAAAGAAATCTGGAGAgctttatttaaaggaaaaagtagATTTTGAGTTAATTCAATCTTACACCATCAACATTCAAGCCACAGATGGTGGAGGGCTATCCGGGAAATGTACTATTATTGTTCAGGTGATGGATTTAAATGACAACTCTCCTGAATTGACCATGTCCTCACTCACCAGCATCATCTCAGAAAACTTGCCTGAGACTGTGGTAGCTGTCTTCAGTGTTTCAGATCTGGACTCTGGAGAAAATGGAAAGGTAATTTGCTCCATTCAGGATGATCTTCCATTTGCCCTGAAACCTTCAGTTGAGAACTTCTATACATTAGAATCAGAGGGAACACTGGACAGAGAGAACAGGGCTGAGTACAACATCACTATTACAGTGACGGATCTAGGATCCCCGAGGCTCAAATCCGAATACTATATTACGGTACTCATCTCTGATGTCAATGATAACCCCCCAGTTTTTACTCAGAGAAACTACAGATTGTATGTTCAGGAGAACAACAGCCCTGCCCTTCACATTGGCAGTGTTAGTGCCAGTGACAAGGACTCAGGAATCAATGCCAAAGTCACCTACTCTCTGCTGCCTCCAGAGGCTGAAGGCTTGCCTCTCTTCTCCTATATTGCCATCAATTCAGACAATGGCCATCTCTATGCTCTGAGATCCTTGGACCATGAAGCTATCCAAGCTTTCCAATTCACTGTGAGGGCAGTTGATGGTGGCTCCCCATCTCTGAGTAGTGAGGTTCTTGTTCATATTATGATACAGGATGAGAATGACAATTCTCCCTTTGTTCTGTACCCCCTACAGAATGGCACAACGCCCTGCAGTGACCTGGTACCCAGAACTGCAGAGCCAGGATACCTTGTGACTAAGGTGGTAGCTGTGGATAGGGATTGGGGACAAAATTCCTGGCTTTCTTACCAGTTGCTCAAGACCACAGACCCAGGACTCTTCACCTTGTGGGCCCACAATGGGGAAGTTCGAACAGCAAGGCCCATAAGTGATAAAGACACTATCAAGCAGAAACTCCTGGTGCTAGTGAAGGACAATGGGCAGCCTCCTCTGTCCACAGCAGCCACCTTGAATATACTCCTCGTCAGTGGTTTTTCTGAACCCTACATGCAACTCCCAGATGCAAACAAGAAGGAGTTCCAGACTGACTCCCTTACCACCTACCTAATCATTTCCTTGGcctccatctcctttctctttatgGTCTCTATTATTATGTTCATTGCCATTCACCtgtggaagaggaagagagatacAAGTGATGGTACCAGATTTGATTTAAATGGTCCTTTTCCAAGGTACTTGATGGATGTCAGTGGGACAAAGACGTTGACCCAGAACTACCAGTATGAGGTGTGTCTGACCAATGACTCAGGGACCAATGAGTTCAAGTTTATGAAGCCCATTAATCCAACCCTTCCTCCTACTCAGGCAAGTGGGGAAAAACTTTATTGA
- the LOC141506223 gene encoding protocadherin beta-15-like, with product MFKAVSMEADRHAIRRQRQVLLFLFLLCMSKAGSEPKRFSVAEEMKSGSFVGNVVKALELEMGELSKRGARVAFKEDKQYLQLNRETWDLFTKEKLDREELCGPTDSCVLPFQILLENPFQIFLAELLVRDINDHSPMFLDNEMLLKILESSPPGKTIRLDGAQDLDAGSNSLQNYTISPNSHFQVQIRARNDGRKYPELVLSKALDREELPEIRLTLTAIDGGSPPRSGSTQIRVLVVDVNDNIPEFERQNYEVRIPENCPPGTLVMEVHATDLDKGNNGEIFYAFSDASEDTRKTFKIHRSSGEISLIKTVDFETTQYYEIDIEATDGGGLSGKCTVLIHVIDLNDNLPKLIMSSFTNPIPENSPETVVAVFRVSDLDSGENGKVVCSIQNDLPFALKPSVEDFYTLVTEGTLDRENRAEYNITVTVMDLGSPRLKSEHNLTVLISDVNDNSPVFTQRTYRLYVQENNSPALHIGSVSASDRDSEINAKVTYSLLPPETEDLPLFSYISINSDNGHLYVLRSLDHEAIQAFQFTVRAVDGGSPSLSSEVLVHIMVEDENDNSPFVLYPLQNGTTPCNDLVPRTAEPGYLVAKVVAVDRDWGQNSWLSYQLLKTTDPGLFTLWAHNGEVRTARPISDRDAIKQKLLVIVKDYGQPPLSTEVTLNVLLVNGFSEPYMQFPDANKEEVQTDSLTFHLLISLASVSCLFLFSIIMFIAIHLWQRKKDASHGTFDPNCPFPGHFVEVSGTGTLSQNFQYEVCLTSGSETNEFKFLKPIIPRVPAQENRSVFERKTLHS from the coding sequence ATGTTTAAAGCTGTCAGTATGGAAGCAGACAGGCACGCAATTCGGAGACAAAGGCAAGTTCtgcttttcttgtttttgctATGCATGTCTAAGGCGGGGTCGGAGCCCAAGAGGTTTTCTGTGGCAGAGGAAATGAAAAGCGGCTCCTTTGTGGGCAATGTAGTTAAGGCCCTGGAACTAGAAATGGGGGAGCTATCTAAGAGGGGCGCCCGGGTGGCTTTTAAAGAAGACAAACAGTATTTGCAGCTCAATCGTGAAACCTGGGATCTATTCACAAAAGAGAAACTGGACCGGGAGGAATTGTGTGGGCCTACCGATTCCTGCGTATTACCTTTCCAGATATTACTAGAAAAcccatttcaaatttttctggCTGAACTGCTAGTACGAGACATAAATGACCATTCGCCTATGTTTCTGGACAACGAGATGCTCCTGAAAATCCTGGAGAGCAGTCCTCCAGGAAAGACAATCCGTTTAGACGGCGCACAGGATTTGGACGCTGGGAGCAACAGTCTCCAAAACTACACCATCAGCCCTAATTCCCATTTCCAAGTTCAAATACGGGCACGCAATGATGGCAGGAAGTACCCAGAGCTGGTGCTGAGCAAAGCTCTGGACCGAGAGGAACTGCCTGAGATCCGATTAACTCTCACAGCCATAGATGGTGGGTCCCCGCCCAGGTCTGGGTCTACTCAAATTCGAGTTCTAGTAGTGGATGTCAACGATAACATTCCTGAGTTTGAGCGACAGAATTATGAGGTGAGGATTCCAGAAAATTGTCCCCCAGGCACCCTAGTAATGGAGGTACATGCTACAGATTTAGATAAAGGAAATAATGGAGAAATATTTTACGCATTTTCTGATGCCTCTGAAGATACtcgcaaaacttttaaaatacatCGATCTTCAGGTGAAATTTCACTAATAAAAACAGTAGATTTTGAAACTACTCAATATTACGAAATAGACATTGAAGCCACAGATGGTGGGGGTCTTTCTGGAAAATGCACAGTCCTAATCCATGTGATAGATCTGAATGACAATCTGCCCAAACTGATCATGTCCTCATTTACCAACCCTATTCCAGAAAATTCGCCTGAGACTGTGGTAGCTGTTTTCAGGGTTTCAGATCTGGACtctggggaaaatggaaaagtggTTTGCTCCATCCAGAATGATCTTCCTTTTGCCCTGAAACCTTCAGTTGAGGACTTCTATACATTGGTAACAGAGGGAACACTGGACAGAGAGAACAGGGCTGAGTACAACATCACTGTTACAGTGATGGATTTAGGATCCCCGAGGCTCAAATCTGAGCACAATCTTACGGTACTCATCTCTGATGTCAATGATAACTCTCCGGTTTTTACTCAGAGAACCTACAGATTGTATGTTCAGGAGAACAACAGCCCTGCCCTTCACATTGGCAGTGTCAGTGCCAGTGACAGGGACTCAGAAATCAATGCCAAAGTCACCTACTCTCTGCTACCTCCAGAGACTGAAGACCTGCCCCTCTTCTCCTACATCTCCATCAACTCAGACAATGGCCATCTCTATGTTCTGAGATCCTTGGATCATGAAGCCATCCAAGCTTTCCAATTCACTGTGAGGGCAGTTGATGGTGGCTCCCCATCTCTGAGTAGTGAGGTTCTGGTTCATATTATGGTAGAGGATGAGAATGATAATTCTCCTTTTGTGTTATACCCCCTGCAGAATGGTACAACTCCTTGCAATGATCTGGTGCCCAGAACTGCAGAGCCAGGATACCTTGTGGCCAAAGTGGTGGCAGTGGATAGGGACTGGGGACAAAATTCCTGGCTTTCCTACCAGCTGCTCAAGACCACAGACCCAGGACTCTTTACTTTGTGGGCCCACAATGGGGAAGTTCGCACAGCAAGACCCATCAGTGACAGAGATGCCATCAAGCAGAAGCTTCTGGTGATAGTGAAGGACTATGGGCAACCTCCTTTGTCCACAGAAGTCACATTGAATGTCCTTCTGGTAAATGGTTTTTCTGAACCCTACATGCAATTCCCAGATGCAAACAAGGAGGAGGTCCAGACTGATTCTCTTACCTtccatttactcatttccctggCTTCTGTCTCCTGTCTTTTCCTGTTCTCTATTATTATGTTCATTGCCATTCACCTGTGGCAAAGGAAGAAGGATGCTAGTCATGGTACATTTGATCCAAATTGTCCTTTCCCAGGCCACTTTGTTGAGGTCAGTGGGACAGGAACCTTGTCCCAGAATTTCCAGTATGAGGTGTGTCTGACCAGTGGTTCAGAGACCAATGAATTCAAATTCCTGAAGCCCATTATCCCCAGGGTCCCTGCTCAGGAAAATAGGAGCGTTTTTGAAAGAAAAACCCTTCATTCATGA